A part of Gramella sp. MAR_2010_147 genomic DNA contains:
- a CDS encoding DUF4382 domain-containing protein gives MLFKNLSRLGLLLGLILFVSCSEDDGMEETNTGGETNAAAVYITDSPIDESNVDAVFITVSEVKVNGKAIEGFNETTLEISSLTQGRTELLGELALKAGTTSDISLVLSETDASGNGPGNYVVTSGGEKIEIGSALEINVNDQVEIIENMQNEVVLDFDLRKSLKSDGDSYSFVSESQLESNIRAVNSMNTGIVTGSVNNTSEANGDVVVAYAYLEGAFEESETNMNGEGVNFSNAVSSSVVSDPNGEFEIHFLEEGDYELHFASYSDEDSDGKLEFTSMVEANTASNIDLSGFTVGANSEVNLQISFTGLLGL, from the coding sequence ATGCTATTTAAAAATTTAAGTAGATTAGGATTATTATTAGGATTAATTTTATTTGTTTCCTGTTCCGAAGATGACGGTATGGAAGAAACAAATACGGGTGGAGAAACGAATGCAGCAGCAGTATATATTACAGATTCACCTATCGATGAATCAAATGTTGACGCCGTTTTTATTACTGTTTCCGAAGTTAAGGTCAATGGGAAAGCTATCGAGGGCTTTAATGAAACAACACTCGAGATAAGCAGCCTTACTCAGGGTCGTACGGAACTTTTAGGAGAACTTGCTCTTAAGGCCGGAACTACTTCTGATATTAGTTTGGTGCTTTCTGAAACTGATGCTTCAGGAAATGGTCCTGGCAACTATGTCGTAACAAGTGGCGGAGAGAAGATTGAAATAGGATCGGCTTTGGAAATCAATGTTAATGATCAGGTAGAGATCATAGAAAATATGCAAAATGAAGTTGTACTTGATTTCGATCTTCGTAAAAGCTTGAAAAGTGACGGAGACAGCTATTCTTTTGTTTCGGAATCACAACTAGAAAGCAATATTAGAGCCGTAAACAGCATGAATACAGGAATTGTAACTGGTAGTGTTAATAATACAAGTGAGGCCAATGGAGATGTTGTGGTAGCTTATGCTTATCTTGAAGGAGCGTTTGAAGAATCAGAAACAAATATGAATGGCGAAGGAGTAAACTTCTCAAACGCGGTGAGTAGTTCTGTTGTTTCAGATCCCAATGGAGAATTTGAGATCCACTTTCTTGAGGAAGGCGATTATGAATTACATTTCGCTTCTTACTCCGATGAAGATTCAGATGGTAAACTTGAATTCACGAGTATGGTAGAGGCGAATACGGCCAGTAATATAGATTTGAGCGGATTTACTGTAGGAGCTAATTCTGAAGTTAATCTTCAAATTTCCTTTACAGGTCTTTTAGGCTTGTAA
- a CDS encoding glutamate synthase subunit beta, with protein MGEIRGFLEYDRIQEEDIKPEERVKNYKEFHKELPTEELKKQGGRCMDCGIPFCHSGCPLGNLIPDFNDAVYRNEWQKALKILHATNNFPEFTGRLCPAPCESACVLGIIEPPVAIEMIEKYIVERGFKEGWIKPEPPANRTGKKTAVIGSGPAGLAAAQQLNRAGHHVTVFERDAKIGGLLRYGIPDFKMEKKVIDRRLEQMIAEGIEFKTNIEVGKNYDVAELKNFDAVVLCGGATSRRELPIPGADAKGVVQAMEFLKHNNEAVDGLHEVEEKLNAKGKNVIVIGGGDTGSDCVGTSNRHGATSVTNFEILPIPAESRTIENPWPYWPFTLSTSSSHEEGVNRNWSIQTKEFVKDPNGNLKALKTVEVEWVRRPGQRPELKEVSDSEKEWPCDLALLSLGFTGPEKTLSEKLGLELDARTNIKGAKNYRTNIKNIFVAGDMRRGQSLIVWAISEGREAAHHVDKFLMGKSKLPIKGEGDLPTL; from the coding sequence ATGGGTGAAATAAGAGGATTTTTAGAATACGATCGTATCCAGGAAGAAGATATCAAACCCGAAGAAAGGGTTAAGAACTATAAAGAATTTCATAAAGAGCTTCCCACCGAAGAACTTAAAAAACAAGGTGGACGATGCATGGATTGTGGGATTCCATTCTGCCATAGTGGTTGCCCGCTTGGGAATCTAATTCCAGACTTTAATGATGCGGTTTATCGCAATGAATGGCAAAAAGCACTGAAAATATTACATGCCACCAATAATTTTCCGGAGTTTACAGGAAGATTATGTCCGGCACCATGTGAGTCGGCCTGTGTATTAGGCATTATAGAGCCCCCTGTGGCCATTGAAATGATTGAGAAGTATATTGTGGAGCGAGGCTTTAAAGAAGGCTGGATAAAGCCTGAACCGCCTGCAAATCGTACGGGTAAAAAAACTGCGGTTATTGGCTCAGGACCTGCTGGTCTGGCAGCCGCGCAACAATTAAATAGAGCAGGGCACCATGTGACTGTTTTTGAACGTGATGCAAAGATCGGTGGCTTATTAAGGTACGGAATTCCAGATTTTAAAATGGAAAAGAAAGTGATCGACCGTCGTTTGGAACAAATGATAGCTGAAGGAATTGAGTTTAAAACAAATATTGAAGTTGGTAAAAATTATGATGTAGCAGAATTAAAAAACTTTGATGCCGTAGTTCTCTGTGGTGGTGCTACTTCAAGAAGGGAACTTCCAATTCCAGGTGCAGATGCTAAAGGTGTTGTCCAGGCGATGGAATTCTTAAAACATAACAATGAAGCTGTAGACGGACTTCATGAAGTTGAAGAAAAATTGAATGCAAAGGGCAAAAATGTGATTGTAATTGGAGGTGGTGATACAGGATCTGATTGCGTGGGAACTTCCAACAGGCATGGAGCTACTTCTGTAACTAATTTTGAAATTCTTCCAATACCAGCAGAGTCCAGAACAATAGAAAACCCCTGGCCTTACTGGCCTTTTACCTTAAGTACAAGTTCTTCTCATGAAGAAGGTGTGAATAGAAACTGGAGTATCCAAACAAAAGAATTTGTAAAAGATCCAAATGGAAATTTGAAGGCTCTTAAAACTGTAGAAGTAGAATGGGTAAGAAGACCCGGCCAAAGACCCGAATTAAAAGAAGTCTCTGATTCTGAAAAAGAATGGCCTTGTGATCTTGCATTACTATCTCTAGGATTCACGGGTCCTGAAAAGACACTAAGTGAAAAATTAGGTCTTGAATTAGATGCTAGAACTAATATAAAAGGCGCTAAAAACTATAGAACTAATATAAAGAATATTTTCGTTGCCGGAGATATGAGAAGAGGTCAGTCCCTTATAGTTTGGGCAATCTCTGAAGGTCGAGAGGCAGCACATCATGTGGATAAGTTCCTCATGGGGAAATCAAAATTACCCATAAAAGGAGAGGGCGATCTTCCTACCCTATAA